Genomic window (Desulforapulum autotrophicum HRM2):
TCGGATTGTCCGAAGACAGGGAAGTGCTAATGTCCAAGGTTGCCGACTATTCTGCCCGGTCTGAAAAGGACGAAGAGCTGATAAAACAGCAGATGCTGACCATGGTCAGCCTCAACGAAGATATCCAGGCCCTGACCCGGGTCAAGGACGAACTAGAACAAAAGGTGGCAATCCTTGGACGCTCCCTTTCAGACCGGGACGATCAGATTCTGGTGTTGCGGGATCGGTCAAAGGCCCTGGCCGAGCGGCTGGCCACACAAGCGGAGACCACGGTTCTGGCCCAGAAAGAGATAGAGGCCCAGGAAATTCGAATCCAGGCCCTTTCGGCCGTGCTTGCCTCACAAAAAGAGGCCGTTGCCCGGGAAAAGCAGCTTTCCGCCACGGCCCGGGCAGAGGTCACCCTTCTTTCAGATCAAATCACCCGGCTCCGGGAGCAGCTCTCCATGATCAGCAACGCCCTGTCCCTGGCAAACACCCAGACACAGGAAAAAGATGAAAAGATCGTTGACCTTGGCAAACAGTTGAACATTGCCCTGGCCCGCAAGGTAAACGAACTTGAAAAATATCAGTCGGAATTCTTCGGGCGGCTGCGAAAGATACTGGGCAACAATCCGGCCGTGCAGATCGAGGGGGACAGGTTTGTTCTCCAGGCAGGCCTTCTTTTTGAATCCGGGTCCGCCGTTCTGGGCGACCAGGGCCGCATCCACCTCACCACCCTGGCAGAGACCCTGATGGATATTGCCAAAAAAATACCCGATGACATCAATTGGATACTGCGCATTGATGGCCACACGGACCGGGTACCCATTAACAATGCAGCATTTCCATCCAACTGGGAACTATCAGCTGCCAGGGCCGTAGCGGTTGTCCGATTTTTAAGTCAACGGGGTGTTCCTGAAAAGAGAATGGCGGCAGCGGGTTTCAGCAAATACCACCCCATTGACAGGGCAGATACGCCAGCGGCCTATCAGCGAAACCGACGCATTGAAATCAAGCTGACCCGCCAGTGAAGGGATGACCCGGTTTTATTGGCCTGCCTCCAGGTTGGCAATATGGCTTATTTTCCAATCTTACCCGTGATATGTTCGATTTCAATTTTAAACACCCGGGTCTTGTGCTTTGAATTATCGATATATTTTTTCCCGGCTTCCAGGTAATTGCTTGAAAAGCGTTGAACAAGGGCCACAAGCCCCTCCTCCTTTTCCCGGTCAAGGAGTTCCACGACTCTGCCAAAGATAACCACGCTTTTATACAGGGTATCGAACTTTTGGGGGACAATCTCAGATCCATGAATCACACAGAACGAAACCCTGTCATTGTGGGCGATATTATCCAGCTTATGGCCTGATTTTCCACAGTGAAAAATAACGGCACCACCATGGTAAACGAAATTGAGGGGTACGGCATAGGGGTACCCGTCTGCACCAATGGTTGCCAGAACGCCCTCTTCTGCCTGCTTTAAAAGATCAAGGGTATCACCCGGGGAAAGCTGTTTTTCCCCTCTTGTCATCGGTTTGAACATCAGCGTTTTTCCCTTAAAAATGTTGTCTGAATATTGTCCAAGATTTCAAGCACCTGGCGGCATTTAATCCTGGCGCGAGTTTCAATGGCCCTGGCTTCGGTCATAATCTCGTCTTTAAAGGCCGGGTCAATGACATCGGCCATGTTGATCACAACGTTCTGGAAAGCCCCCCATATACCGGTCTCAAGGGCCTTTGCCCCCACCTGGACATCGGAGATGGACGCAGGGTTTCCATATTTTGCCACCTCACACAGGGCATCCCAGGCCCTGTCACCATGGCGCATGACGGCCATGGGCACCTGGATGGCTGTTTTCAGCCCGGCCTGCATCCTGGCCATGCGGACCGCTTGTTCTTCCGGGGTGTCCCGGGGCATTCTCACCCCTTCCATGTAGTCGTTAAAGGCCGAGGTGTCGGCATCAATCATGGGAATAAGGCTTCGGGTCAGTTCATGGAGCACGGGGATGCTCTTCTGCATCTGGGGTTCCACCGTTTCAAACTTTCTTACACCCTGGGTGAGCTTAGCCACCATGGCGCCAAGGGCCGTACCAATGGCCGCAATGGCCACAGAGGCCGATCCGCCGCCGGGAGCTGAGGTCCGGGCCGAGATCTCCTCGATAAACCTGCGAACACTCAGACCTGCCAGGGGTTCGTCCGGGGGGTCAGCCACGATGTATTCAATGATCTTTTTTTCGGACACAAACGGTGCCACGGAGTTGAGCCCCATGCGCTCTATGACCAGGCGAATCCTGGACCGCTCTTCATAGAGGAACAACCCCTCCTTTTCAATGTAATAGTCCGCCGCCATGAGAATCGATTCCAGGGGAACGATACCAACAATCTCAGAACCTGCAACGGCAACATGCAGGGCCTCGGCCTCCCTTTTAACCTCTTCGAACAGCAGATGGATGGGGGTGACCCTGTAATTGTTAAGATTCACCGTTACCTGGGCCATGCCATACTCGTCCACAAACCAGCCCATTCCCTTAACATCCCGAAGCCTACCAGGCTGGTCCTCCCCCCGGCCGGCTTCCCTTAAATTAAGGGCAATACGGTGGGCCTGGTTGGGGGTTCCCAGGATGTTGACGTTGTAGGCAATGAGAAAATTACGGGCACCCGTGGCCGTTGCCCCCCAGGCCGGCACAAACTCGGCCGGCCCAAAGTCCGGTTTCCACCGGGGATCTTTTAACCGTTCGGCCAGTCCCTCATATTCCCCCTGGCGGATGTCAGGTAGCCGCCGCCGGTAATCCCCGGCTGCAGATTCCTCATAGAGAAACACCGGGACCTTCAGCTCCTGTGAGGCTTTTCGGGCAAAGGCTTTTGATACGGCCACACATTCGTCCATGGTCACATTGGCCACGGGAATAAAGGGACAGACATCCAAGGCACCAAACCTGGGGTGCTTCCCCCTGTGCCTTGTCATATCGATTTTTTTTCTTGCCACCCGGGCTGCCGCAAGGGCACCCTGGACAACAGCATCAGGATCTCCCACAAAGGTATAGACCGTCCGATGGGTGGCGTATCCCGAATCCACATCCAGGAGGGTACAGCCTTCCGTGGCCCGGACGGCATCGGCAATGGCATTAATCACGCCGCTGTCCCGGCCCTCTGAAAAATTGGGCACACACTCGACTATCTTTTTCATCACTCGTCCCAGCCCTATGCTTTTGAAAAAACGATATTTCCCTGTTTAACCACCTTTTCAACGATATTCATCCCCACATGGTAGGGCAGAAACCGGTAGGAAGGATATTCAAGAATCACAAGGTCTCCGTGCTTACCGACATCGATGCTCCCGATGGTATCGGCACGGTTCAGGGCTGCGGCCCCGTTGATGGTCAGGGCAGTGACAGCCTCTTCCGTTGCCATACCCATGTACAGGGTTGCCAGGGCAAACATCAATGGAATGGAGTTTGAAAAGCAGGACCCCGGGTTAAAATCCGTTGCAAGGGCAACAGCACACCCCTGATCAATCATGAAACGGGCCCGGGCATAGGGCTCCTTCAGGCTGAATGCCGTGCCCGGCAAAAGCGTTGCCACAACACCTGCCCTGGCCATGGCAAGAATCCCCTGGTCAGACGCCTGGAGAAGATGGTCCGCAGAAACGGCCTTTAACCGCGCACTGAGCTCGGCACCCCCCAGCTGAACCATTTCGTCGGCATGTATCTTGGCCCCCATCCCAAGGGTTTTTGCCTGCATGAGGAGTCGTTCCGCCTGGTCCACGGAAAAAACATTCTTCTCGCAGAAAACATCACAGAATTGAGCCAGCCCCCGTTCTGCAACCTCGTCAAGCATCTCCACCACAAGATCAATAAAAGCGTCTTTCCGCCCCTTGAATTCGGCAGGCGTGGCATGGGCACCAAGAAAGGTGACCGCAACATCCACAGGGTGTATCCGATTCAGGGCCTGCATCACTTCAAGCTGTTTGATCTCCGTGTCATGGTCAAGGCCATAGCCACTCTTACCCTCCACCGTTGTGACGCCAAACGCGAGCATGGTATCCAGTCTTTTCAGACCCAGGGAGATCAGGGTATCTTTTCCGGCCCTTCGTGTAGCCTTGACCGTGTTGGCAATCCCCCCCCCCCGGCGCATGATATCCATGTAGCTGTCACCCCTGAGCCGCCAGGCAAACTCATCCGGCCGGTATCCGGCAAACACGAAGTGGGTGTGGGAATCAACAAATCCAGGCAATACCGACTTGCCAGCCGCATCAACAATGTCAAACCCCTCCGTGTTGAACCCAGTCAGGAGGTCGTCGGAATCACCCACAGCGGTTATCATACCCTTCTCAACGATCACGGCCCCGTTTTCAATGATACCAAGTTCGGACATTTCCGCTCCCTGCTTTGCCCTGAACCCACTGCAGGTCACCAGCTGGGATGCATTTTTTATGATTAGGTTTCCCCGCATTTTTCCTCCTGGTCTCTTTTTTTGGACACTGCAAATTTTACCCATGTTTAACCCCTTGGGGTTTAATCATACTCCAAAGGGTTTTACAATGGTGAAAAAAAACCATCCTTTTCAGCCATGGGATAAATTAAAGTATACTTTACTCAACTTACAGGATTGGCTGTTTACATGGAGGTCAGGCTTGCATTATTGCACTTTTTTTAGGCGTAGAAAGGGGCTGGGACCATCAGCTAACCAGGACAATCTTTCCGGCAGCCACGTATCCGTCGAGCAACTCCTGAACATTGGACCAGCTTGACTCCTCAACCCCAAGGGTATGGGTAACATCTTCAGTGTAAACCGTATCCAAAACCGTCACACGGTGGGCCTTCAAAAGATGAAGAAAGGTGTCGTTAAAGGTGTAGGGAACCTTGACCACATATTGCTTACACCGGACAAGCCGTGTCAGGGATGCCGAATCAACCACAGCCTGGACAGCCCCGGCATAGGCCTGGATCAACCCTTTTATACCAAGCTTTACCCCACCGAAATAACGGGTCACAACAGCAGCCACCTGGGTGAGTCCGTTTGACTCAAGGGCATTGAGCATGGGCCGCCCGGCCGTACCCGAAGGCTCTCCATTGTCCGAACTGTGGCTCATCTCAGCCTTTTCCCCCACACGATAGGCCCAGCAATTATGGGTGGCCTGGCGGTGCTCCAACGAGATGGCAGAAATAAACGCCTTGGCATCTTCAACGGTGGTGACAGGTTCCAGTGCACAGATAAACTCGGACCGCTTAATTTTTACCGATAGGGTTCTGCCCCGGTCAATAGAATAAAAATCATCCGGACCAGGGGTTGTTTCTGCACCCGTTGCACTATTCTTATCAGACACGTTTCAATCGATTCTCCTGTGGTTGTACCAACACATGGGGTCAACCCCACTGTTTGTGTCGACCTGTAAAAATAGAAAAATTTACAAAAAACCACAACCCCCTATTTGTATATTTGACAAAACCTTTATACAGCCCCATCTTTCTTTATCTGATTTTATATGAA
Coding sequences:
- a CDS encoding peptidoglycan -binding protein encodes the protein MISRTRRISSPITAWPGYVDVLSALLMVVIFILMIFTVAQFMLSEVLYGQKNELADLHGQISELAELLGLEREKSIQLTTQVGKLSDTIIGLSEDREVLMSKVADYSARSEKDEELIKQQMLTMVSLNEDIQALTRVKDELEQKVAILGRSLSDRDDQILVLRDRSKALAERLATQAETTVLAQKEIEAQEIRIQALSAVLASQKEAVAREKQLSATARAEVTLLSDQITRLREQLSMISNALSLANTQTQEKDEKIVDLGKQLNIALARKVNELEKYQSEFFGRLRKILGNNPAVQIEGDRFVLQAGLLFESGSAVLGDQGRIHLTTLAETLMDIAKKIPDDINWILRIDGHTDRVPINNAAFPSNWELSAARAVAVVRFLSQRGVPEKRMAAAGFSKYHPIDRADTPAAYQRNRRIEIKLTRQ
- the ftcD gene encoding glutamate formimidoyltransferase, whose translation is MKKIVECVPNFSEGRDSGVINAIADAVRATEGCTLLDVDSGYATHRTVYTFVGDPDAVVQGALAAARVARKKIDMTRHRGKHPRFGALDVCPFIPVANVTMDECVAVSKAFARKASQELKVPVFLYEESAAGDYRRRLPDIRQGEYEGLAERLKDPRWKPDFGPAEFVPAWGATATGARNFLIAYNVNILGTPNQAHRIALNLREAGRGEDQPGRLRDVKGMGWFVDEYGMAQVTVNLNNYRVTPIHLLFEEVKREAEALHVAVAGSEIVGIVPLESILMAADYYIEKEGLFLYEERSRIRLVIERMGLNSVAPFVSEKKIIEYIVADPPDEPLAGLSVRRFIEEISARTSAPGGGSASVAIAAIGTALGAMVAKLTQGVRKFETVEPQMQKSIPVLHELTRSLIPMIDADTSAFNDYMEGVRMPRDTPEEQAVRMARMQAGLKTAIQVPMAVMRHGDRAWDALCEVAKYGNPASISDVQVGAKALETGIWGAFQNVVINMADVIDPAFKDEIMTEARAIETRARIKCRQVLEILDNIQTTFLREKR
- the hutI gene encoding imidazolonepropionase is translated as MRGNLIIKNASQLVTCSGFRAKQGAEMSELGIIENGAVIVEKGMITAVGDSDDLLTGFNTEGFDIVDAAGKSVLPGFVDSHTHFVFAGYRPDEFAWRLRGDSYMDIMRRGGGIANTVKATRRAGKDTLISLGLKRLDTMLAFGVTTVEGKSGYGLDHDTEIKQLEVMQALNRIHPVDVAVTFLGAHATPAEFKGRKDAFIDLVVEMLDEVAERGLAQFCDVFCEKNVFSVDQAERLLMQAKTLGMGAKIHADEMVQLGGAELSARLKAVSADHLLQASDQGILAMARAGVVATLLPGTAFSLKEPYARARFMIDQGCAVALATDFNPGSCFSNSIPLMFALATLYMGMATEEAVTALTINGAAALNRADTIGSIDVGKHGDLVILEYPSYRFLPYHVGMNIVEKVVKQGNIVFSKA
- a CDS encoding pyridoxamine 5'-phosphate oxidase family protein; translated protein: MFKPMTRGEKQLSPGDTLDLLKQAEEGVLATIGADGYPYAVPLNFVYHGGAVIFHCGKSGHKLDNIAHNDRVSFCVIHGSEIVPQKFDTLYKSVVIFGRVVELLDREKEEGLVALVQRFSSNYLEAGKKYIDNSKHKTRVFKIEIEHITGKIGK
- a CDS encoding IMPACT family protein, whose translation is MSDKNSATGAETTPGPDDFYSIDRGRTLSVKIKRSEFICALEPVTTVEDAKAFISAISLEHRQATHNCWAYRVGEKAEMSHSSDNGEPSGTAGRPMLNALESNGLTQVAAVVTRYFGGVKLGIKGLIQAYAGAVQAVVDSASLTRLVRCKQYVVKVPYTFNDTFLHLLKAHRVTVLDTVYTEDVTHTLGVEESSWSNVQELLDGYVAAGKIVLVS